The following proteins are co-located in the Deferribacter autotrophicus genome:
- a CDS encoding DUF3783 domain-containing protein: MRTTKILVCGMGEIEFGALCKMCEKEKFDEPVIVFEGHKDLLVKDLLKFQPDVENKKATKERMILFNDMPQQEIIRFIETYKKYGFPKPLFCVVTEHNVEWSIEYLLSHLVKEREEVERYHRMRQKR, translated from the coding sequence ATGAGAACTACTAAAATCCTTGTATGTGGAATGGGCGAGATTGAGTTTGGTGCTCTTTGCAAAATGTGCGAAAAAGAAAAATTTGATGAACCGGTTATAGTTTTTGAGGGGCATAAGGATTTACTTGTGAAAGACTTACTCAAGTTTCAGCCGGATGTTGAAAATAAAAAGGCGACTAAAGAGCGAATGATTCTTTTTAATGATATGCCTCAGCAGGAGATTATAAGATTTATTGAAACATATAAAAAGTATGGTTTTCCAAAACCTCTTTTTTGTGTGGTAACTGAACACAATGTTGAATGGAGTATTGAATATTTACTGAGCCATCTCGTGAAAGAGCGTGAAGAGGTGGAAAGGTATCATCGCATGAGACAAAAAAGATAG
- a CDS encoding TrpB-like pyridoxal phosphate-dependent enzyme produces MKKIYLDTKELPKQWYNILADLPSPMDPPLSPFTNKPVTFDEMKAIFPESLIEQEMSDKRWIDIPEEILEILSLWRPTPLIRAERLEKHLGTPAKIYFKYEGVSPAGSHKPNTAVAQAYYNKKEGIKRLTTETGAGQWGSALAFATKMFNMECRVYMVKVSFYQKPYRKSFMRMFGAEVIPSPSEFTNSGRAILEKNPDSNGSLGIAISEAVEEAAGRNDTNYALGSVLNHVLLHQTVIGLEAKKQLEMVGDYPDKIFASCGGGSNFGGIAFPFLADKFNGKDVEAVAVEPASCPTLTKGVYAYDYGDVAKLTPIMPMFTLGHDFEPPAIHAGGLRYHGDSPIVSKLYKDGLISAEAVKQLEVFQYGILFAQTEGIVPAPESAHAIAATVKEALRCKETGEEKTLLFCLSGHGFFDMASYDAYFDGKLVDYEYPEEMIKESLKNLPKV; encoded by the coding sequence ATGAAAAAAATTTATTTAGACACTAAAGAGTTGCCAAAACAGTGGTATAATATTTTGGCTGATTTACCATCGCCGATGGATCCACCTTTGAGTCCTTTTACTAATAAACCTGTTACATTTGATGAAATGAAAGCTATTTTTCCTGAAAGCCTTATTGAGCAAGAAATGAGTGATAAACGCTGGATAGATATTCCTGAAGAAATTCTTGAAATTTTATCATTATGGAGACCGACTCCATTGATAAGAGCTGAAAGGTTGGAAAAACATCTTGGTACACCAGCGAAAATTTATTTTAAATATGAAGGTGTTTCACCTGCCGGAAGTCATAAGCCAAATACTGCTGTTGCTCAGGCTTATTATAACAAAAAAGAAGGTATTAAAAGATTAACCACTGAGACAGGGGCAGGGCAGTGGGGCAGTGCGTTGGCATTTGCAACAAAAATGTTTAATATGGAATGCCGAGTTTACATGGTGAAGGTAAGTTTTTATCAGAAGCCTTATAGAAAGTCTTTTATGAGAATGTTTGGAGCTGAAGTGATTCCAAGCCCATCTGAGTTTACAAATAGCGGAAGAGCAATATTGGAAAAAAATCCTGATTCTAATGGTAGTCTTGGCATAGCTATAAGTGAGGCTGTGGAAGAGGCTGCCGGAAGAAATGATACTAATTATGCGTTGGGCAGTGTTTTAAATCATGTGTTATTACACCAGACTGTTATTGGGTTAGAAGCTAAAAAGCAGCTTGAAATGGTGGGGGATTATCCTGATAAAATATTTGCATCTTGTGGCGGTGGTTCCAATTTTGGCGGTATTGCCTTTCCTTTTTTAGCTGATAAATTTAACGGTAAAGATGTGGAAGCGGTTGCTGTAGAACCTGCAAGTTGTCCTACATTGACAAAAGGTGTTTATGCATATGATTATGGTGATGTGGCTAAGCTTACTCCAATCATGCCGATGTTTACATTAGGGCATGACTTTGAACCTCCAGCTATCCATGCAGGTGGATTGAGGTATCATGGTGATTCACCTATTGTAAGTAAGCTATATAAAGATGGATTAATTTCTGCTGAAGCTGTGAAACAGTTAGAAGTTTTTCAATACGGGATATTATTTGCTCAGACAGAAGGGATAGTGCCTGCTCCGGAATCTGCCCATGCCATAGCTGCTACGGTTAAAGAGGCACTAAGATGTAAAGAAACAGGTGAAGAAAAAACATTACTTTTCTGTTTAAGTGGTCACGGATTTTTTGATATGGCATCTTATGATGCATATTTTGATGGCAAATTAGTGGATTATGAATATCCTGAAGAAATGATTAAAGAATCTTTGAAAAACTTACCAAAGGTATAA
- a CDS encoding TRAP transporter permease — MSIENKKTQEDVSGEVITVQRELGDTLKKIVYVVGILTSLFHLWVNTIGIMPEIQRNAVHYGLLLFLGYLLYPLSKKNPEKTLTIDFIFAVLSFLVGLYLVLFENALHARNEVPILPDLIAAAIAIILLLEITRRTSGLIIPFLAFFFLGYALYFGKFFSGLWNFPGVNIQRLLYRMYFAPDGIFGTIATISSTFVFLFVLFGAFLIKSGAGDFIIKLAVALMGRTIGGPAKMAVFASGLMGSVSGSAVANTVGTGSITIPMMKKTGFSPKFAAAVEAAASTGGQLMPPIMGAGAFIMSQWTQIPYLKIVGVSFIPAIMYFLTVAFFVHLRAKKIGLKPLPKEEIPKFSEVLKEGWQFFIPIIVLMGFLMYGYTPTFSACAGIAAIVVSSWFNKKTRMGLKDILDALALGAKNMVTTGVILLCSGIVIGIVLLVGMGIKFSMLIQAISGGSLLLTIVLIALASLILGMGLPVTASYIVLAVLAAPAMTMLGASLIAAHMVIFWYSQDANVTPPVCLAAYSASGIAGSKPLETGFEAWKLAKGLYIIPLLFVYTPILFEGSILAVAETVITATLGLYSFAVFFEGFQLRSLNIIERILFGVVAFLLLYPKQYLHAAGVILFIALIIIQKLSSSH; from the coding sequence ATGTCTATTGAGAATAAAAAGACACAAGAAGATGTAAGTGGAGAAGTTATAACAGTTCAACGAGAATTAGGGGATACACTAAAAAAGATTGTTTATGTGGTTGGTATCCTGACATCTCTTTTTCATTTGTGGGTTAATACCATCGGTATTATGCCAGAAATTCAAAGAAATGCTGTGCATTATGGTTTACTTTTATTTTTGGGCTATTTATTATATCCATTATCAAAAAAGAATCCTGAAAAAACATTAACTATCGATTTTATATTTGCTGTTTTATCATTTTTGGTGGGATTATATCTGGTTTTATTTGAAAATGCATTGCATGCAAGAAATGAAGTTCCGATTTTACCAGATTTAATCGCAGCAGCTATTGCTATAATTTTACTGTTAGAGATTACAAGAAGAACATCCGGTTTAATAATTCCTTTCCTTGCATTTTTCTTTTTAGGATATGCTCTTTATTTTGGTAAATTTTTCTCAGGATTATGGAATTTCCCTGGTGTGAATATTCAAAGACTTTTATATAGAATGTATTTTGCTCCAGATGGGATATTTGGAACCATTGCAACGATTTCATCCACGTTTGTTTTTCTGTTTGTACTTTTTGGAGCGTTTTTAATTAAATCAGGTGCTGGTGATTTTATCATAAAACTTGCAGTAGCACTTATGGGTAGGACGATAGGTGGACCAGCCAAAATGGCCGTGTTTGCAAGCGGATTGATGGGAAGTGTTTCTGGTAGTGCTGTGGCGAATACCGTTGGTACTGGATCCATCACCATACCTATGATGAAAAAAACTGGTTTTTCTCCAAAATTTGCTGCAGCTGTGGAAGCAGCTGCATCCACAGGTGGACAGCTTATGCCACCGATTATGGGAGCCGGTGCATTCATTATGAGCCAGTGGACACAAATCCCTTATTTGAAAATAGTGGGTGTTTCCTTTATCCCGGCCATTATGTACTTTTTGACTGTTGCTTTTTTTGTCCATCTTCGTGCTAAGAAAATAGGATTGAAACCACTACCAAAAGAGGAAATTCCTAAATTTAGTGAAGTATTGAAGGAAGGCTGGCAATTTTTTATACCGATTATAGTACTTATGGGATTTTTGATGTATGGCTATACACCTACTTTTTCTGCATGTGCAGGGATTGCTGCTATTGTGGTTTCAAGCTGGTTTAATAAAAAAACACGAATGGGCTTAAAAGATATTCTTGATGCTCTGGCTCTTGGTGCTAAAAATATGGTTACAACGGGAGTTATACTCCTTTGCTCTGGTATTGTGATAGGTATTGTTCTACTTGTGGGTATGGGGATTAAATTTTCTATGTTGATTCAAGCAATATCCGGTGGAAGCTTGTTGTTAACTATAGTGTTAATTGCATTGGCGTCATTAATTCTTGGTATGGGATTACCGGTTACTGCTTCATATATAGTGTTGGCTGTTCTTGCTGCTCCTGCTATGACGATGCTTGGAGCTAGCTTAATTGCTGCACACATGGTGATTTTCTGGTATTCGCAGGATGCAAATGTAACTCCACCTGTGTGTCTTGCTGCCTATTCTGCATCGGGGATTGCAGGGAGTAAACCCCTTGAGACAGGTTTTGAAGCTTGGAAACTTGCAAAGGGACTTTATATTATACCTTTACTGTTTGTTTATACTCCAATACTTTTTGAAGGAAGTATTTTAGCAGTGGCTGAAACCGTAATTACTGCAACATTGGGGTTATATTCATTTGCAGTATTTTTCGAAGGATTTCAGTTGAGAAGTCTCAATATTATTGAAAGAATTTTATTTGGTGTTGTGGCATTTTTACTTCTTTATCCCAAGCAATACTTGCATGCTGCTGGGGTAATACTTTTTATTGCATTGATTATTATTCAAAAATTAAGTAGTTCTCACTGA
- a CDS encoding class II SORL domain-containing protein, whose protein sequence is MAIGEFVKSADFKSEKHVPVIELPEKIEAGKEFLVNVSVGKEIAHPNTTEHYIGWIALYFKPESGNVHNIGRAEFTAHGESTKGANQGPAYTEPSALFKVKLNEPGKFIAVSYCNIHGLWESEVEVKF, encoded by the coding sequence ATGGCAATTGGAGAATTTGTAAAAAGTGCAGATTTTAAAAGCGAAAAACATGTACCTGTAATTGAATTACCTGAAAAAATTGAAGCAGGAAAAGAGTTCCTTGTTAATGTATCTGTTGGAAAAGAAATCGCTCATCCTAATACCACAGAGCACTACATTGGTTGGATAGCACTTTACTTTAAACCTGAAAGTGGAAATGTTCACAATATAGGTAGAGCAGAATTCACTGCTCACGGAGAATCAACAAAAGGTGCAAACCAAGGTCCAGCATATACTGAACCATCAGCTCTTTTTAAAGTTAAACTGAATGAACCAGGTAAATTTATTGCCGTAAGTTACTGCAATATCCACGGTCTTTGGGAAAGTGAAGTAGAAGTAAAATTCTAA
- a CDS encoding nitrilase-related carbon-nitrogen hydrolase — MPLNIWSDDMKVGVVQLRIEENIEKNIQKVNDLTLNYKDTVFLLPELFTTGFNYELIQTLDESHIKLLNSLNENNTFMGSIVRKKEDGFYNSFFIKYKSGIYFIYDKVNLFPLMDEDKYFNPGEGYYTFEMSNAKAGCAICFDLRFCEIFVQLRKSGAKIVFLPAEWPKKRVEHFKVLCRARAIENQYYFVACNSVGNTWGEKFGGNSMIIDPWGNILKSADDKEDTVMVDEIDFSLVDEVRNTIPMRC, encoded by the coding sequence ATGCCCCTTAATATTTGGAGTGATGATATGAAAGTGGGGGTAGTGCAATTAAGAATCGAAGAGAATATTGAAAAAAACATTCAGAAAGTAAATGATTTAACCTTGAATTATAAAGATACTGTTTTTTTACTTCCCGAACTTTTTACTACTGGTTTCAATTATGAGTTAATTCAGACGCTTGATGAGTCTCATATAAAACTTCTAAATTCTTTAAATGAAAACAATACTTTTATGGGTTCTATAGTAAGAAAGAAAGAGGATGGATTTTATAATTCCTTTTTTATTAAGTACAAAAGTGGTATTTATTTTATATATGATAAAGTAAATCTTTTTCCATTGATGGATGAGGATAAATATTTTAATCCCGGTGAGGGATATTATACTTTTGAAATGAGTAATGCAAAGGCAGGGTGTGCCATTTGTTTTGATTTGAGGTTTTGTGAAATATTTGTTCAACTAAGAAAAAGTGGTGCTAAAATTGTTTTTTTACCTGCTGAATGGCCGAAAAAAAGAGTGGAGCATTTTAAGGTTTTATGCAGGGCAAGGGCCATCGAGAATCAATATTATTTTGTGGCTTGTAATTCCGTTGGTAATACTTGGGGTGAAAAATTTGGTGGAAATTCCATGATAATTGACCCTTGGGGGAATATTTTAAAATCAGCAGATGATAAAGAAGATACGGTAATGGTTGATGAAATTGATTTTAGCTTGGTTGATGAAGTGAGAAATACGATTCCAATGAGGTGTTAA